A single window of Channa argus isolate prfri chromosome 12, Channa argus male v1.0, whole genome shotgun sequence DNA harbors:
- the snapc2 gene encoding snRNA-activating protein complex subunit 2, with product MKPPPRTRTKPNHKLEAELVCQRKWQRAEQRKLINALKRLSRNAGGNIDVDYAFLRKYVPSRSISEIHSLMEYVKDKVVSCACSKFRKKKWEEKFRKPIEVWTHMASVLAGTLEEPISTAFSQMLIVSSTEPCTLRNCDPPQVKRPPTDKDSTAGCTIPFRPVPHLPIQGDHPFTNTEPRLLGLKTAPLMMDRGKNLLAPSQVVLVPNSIIQYQQQPSTTAGVTLAATSTSRFAASSCQLGKAKKHILPSTCLQFGSQSGKPVTGQVNNSSRCAAMVKTQRDDSSVIQTTQQSSEQHITSISPSSTSTSLSLRTPICSSVTTLSHFPNTKVSVASSAITSCPPPPLTLLPTSATPLHATFGHITKHRKQPQDITEDSPRTLGVKCVVDFERIYHYLSVIQKPNEDCHLTHMESAIVLDLLMSLPEEFSMLDCNRLRKHLVQVYQCLTSSGDSMMTRQMFKNQKEGLSMQTQSGGNSSRTDWQQDNVGAADWSDAMESGRTKPPDEAEGQLSGNTNMFSQSRDSDMLGFCLPLNPFMVPLKLMMQK from the exons ATGAAGCCCCCTCCCCGTACTCGAACTAAACCAAATCACAAACTGGAAGCCGAATTAGTATGTCAGCGTAAGTGGCAGCGAGCTGAGCAGAGGAAACTCATTAACGCGTTAAAAAGACTTAGCAGAAACGCCGGAGGTAACATTGACGTCGACTATGCCTTCCTGAGAAAATACGTGCCTAGTCGGTCCATTTCAGAG ATCCACTCTCTAATGGAATATGTGAAGGACAAAGTGGTTTCATGTGCGTGCTCCaaatttagaaagaaaaagtggGAGGAGAAGTTCAGAAAGCCAATTGAGGTGTGGACACACATGGCTTCTGTTTTGGCTGGAACCCTTGAAGAACCTATTTCCACTGCTTTCTCTCAG ATGCTGATAGTGTCATCCACAGAGCCTTGTACACTAAGGAACTGTGACCCCCCTCAGGTGAAAAGACCACCCACAGATAAAGACAGCACTGCTGGTTGCACCATTCCTTTTAGACCAGTGCCTCATTTGCCAATCCAAG GTGATCACCCTTTCACCAACACAGAACCTCGTCTTCTGGGACTGAAGACTGCACCACTAATGATGGACCGAGGCAAAAACCTTTTAGCACCATCTCAAGTAGTTTTGGTGCCAAACAGCATAATCCAATACCAACAACAGCCTTCTACCACAGCTGGAGTCACACTTGCTGCAACTTCCACCTCTCGGTTTGCTGCTAGCTCCTGTCAGCTGGGTAAAGCTAAAAAACACATCCTGCCCTCTACATGCCTACAGTTTGGTTCTCAGAGTGGGAAACCAGTGACAGGACAGGTCAATAACAGCTCTAGGTGTGCAGCAATGGTAAAGACCCAGAGAGATGACAGCTCTGTTATCCAGACTACCCAGCAGTCTTCAGAGCAGCATATcacctccatctctccctcttccaCTTCTACTTCACTAAGTCTCCGCACACCCATTTGTTCCTCTGTCACCACTCTCAGTCATTTCCCCAATACTAAAGTTTCTGTTGCCTCTTCTGCCATCACCAgctgccccccaccccctttgACCCTTCTCCCCACCTCTGCCACGCCACTTCATGCTACGTTTGGTCACATcaccaaacacagaaaacagccCCAGGACATCACGGAAGACAGCCCCAGGACATTGGGTGTGAAATGTGTGGTGGACTTTGAGAGAATTTATCACTATTTGAGTGTCATCCAAAAACCAAATGAGGACTGCCATCTCACTCACATGG AGAGTGCTATAGTTTTGGACCTCTTGATGTCTCTCCCAGAGGAattttccatgctggactgcaACAGACTTCGCAAACACCTGGTCCAG GTGTATCAATGTCTCACATCATCTGGTGATTCCATGATGAcaagacaaatgtttaaaaaccaaAAGGAGGGACTCTCTATGCAGACACAGAGTGgtggcaacagcagcagaacagaCTGGCAACAGGACAATGTGGGGGCTGCTGACTGGAGTGATGCTATGGAAAGCGGAAGAACGAAACCACCTGATGAAGCAGAGGGGCAATTATCAGGAAACACTAATATGTTCAGCCAATCAAGGGATTCAGATATGCTTGGATTTTGCCTCCCCCTCAACCCTTTTATGGTGCCACTGAAACTGATGATGCAAAAATAG